The Spirochaetales bacterium genome contains the following window.
AACTGGACATTTTTGAAAAAAACAGATATCTTACTGCAACAGAGGAGGTACGTATGAAAAAAGGTATACATCCAAAATACGAGCCCACCACTATTACGTGTGCGTGCGGCAATGTCATTGAAACCCGATCCACAATGAAGGATATCAAGATAGAAATTTGCTCAAAATGCCATCCCTTTTTCACCGGGAAGCAGAAACTTATTGATACAACCGGACGGGTCGAGCGCTTCAAAAAACGTTATAATATCAAGGATTAGTTCGTTTTTCCCGCACACAGCCTCAATCCAAAGATAATTGTTCTCCCGGAAGGTATCCCGATTACAAGCAAGCGGTTTTATAAACCGCGGCGTGACAAAGCGGGTGTCGGGAAAGCTTCCGGTTATTCAATACATATCCGCTGTATCCGTGAACCATAAGCCGTTTAAACGGAATGAAATGTTTCCGGATATCTCCGAAAAGGTTTATCCACCGTTTACCCGCGATTTTAGAAGAAAACCGTTTTTCCCGATACTTAAACAATGTTATTTCCGTAAAAACTGTAACATCAATCGACATTTTTTGTTATTACTGAGGGATCTCAAAACAAGGAGTATACGATGAAAAGAACAGCTTTCCGCAGTGTATATGTATTTTCAATTATCTGGGCGTTCGCATCCTGTGCGTCTCTTGCCAATTACCGGATCGCCTCTCCGGATGAGTGGATTGAGCAGAAACCCTATCCGCTCGTTATACGGTTCGGAAATGCGGATAAAGTCGAATCCTGTACCCTTTTTTATTCGCTTGACATGGAAAAAGAAGAGAAGGTCGACCTTAGCCCGTTCGGTGATGAATACCGGTTTGTGATTCCCGGTGAATACATGCGGGAAGGGATCCTCTCCTATTATTTCATTGTCCGGGGTGAAAAGGACGAGCATACGAGCAAGGTCTATAAAGTCCGTATTCTGAGTCACCGGGCAGCGCGTGAAAAGAAGCGCGAGGAGCTGCGTGCCGGCGTCGTTTTTGTTCCGCCGCCTTCCATGCCGTTTTTTGAGGATGCCGTTCTTCCTCTCATCGTTCGCGATATATCGGGGACAGAGGTGGTCCTGCACTATAAAGGGGCGGATGATCCCGCTTATAAAACAAGCGAATGCCGGGAATCCTTTGGCGTTTTCAGGGGGATCGTTCCAAAAGAAACCCTCGAAGACGGACCGGTCTCATACTGGTTCGGTATACGGGAAGAGGATGAGGACCTGGGTACGATCGAAGTAACGGTTCCCTCCTCCGGCGAAGAAACTCCCTATCGCTTTCGCATACTCCGGGAGGACGA
Protein-coding sequences here:
- the rpmE gene encoding 50S ribosomal protein L31; the encoded protein is MKKGIHPKYEPTTITCACGNVIETRSTMKDIKIEICSKCHPFFTGKQKLIDTTGRVERFKKRYNIKD